One part of the Paenibacillus silvisoli genome encodes these proteins:
- a CDS encoding cache domain-containing sensor histidine kinase, protein MKIKTKLFLVTMLTVVLLLSALTYLMVKRSSMLITEHVKESAAVSLSQIAQNLDQQLASYEEIAYSLYLNTTIQEKMLHRYADYNEAYEQYFQYLKPYVSIVQATKDIYRMVFYSTNKTFLFSNILELNAAVREPGGWHERLLQSPTGNYWTNEEDERWTGLELFSLKQKLNYKDPGSELLVSIEMNKAILYNLVNEESKGKRIIIALANGEVLLDTEARKEVPAFLHEYAFYPVLEQSGISPQGYSTYEGNDETYWILRDTLNKRNAVKGIQVVMMVPVSDLLPEIRSTRNLAMLLLAAACLVSFIVIYASTYGLMRRLTELSLKMRRVHEDNFQSFVDVKGVDEVSQLGHIFNRMVAKTDKLIQDVYVEKLNRKELELRTKEAELYALQNQVNPHFLFNVLNTIRGNLLEQGDQLNARIVSQIAKSFRIMLKKRSAIVTLRDEYELVLIYLEIQKYRYGERLSFELSIPEQLMETQVPSMSLQPIVENVFSHVLEAREEQTHITISAEQGGDAVFIHIQDNGPPIPDDRLREINGWLSEDRFVARDKHLGLLNVHQRLRMMFRQGSSLRVKSGPEGTKVTIIVGKARTESDEDA, encoded by the coding sequence ATGAAGATTAAGACAAAGCTGTTTCTCGTCACCATGTTAACCGTCGTCTTGCTGCTTAGCGCGCTGACCTATTTGATGGTCAAGCGGAGCAGCATGCTCATCACCGAGCATGTCAAGGAAAGCGCGGCCGTGTCCTTGTCGCAAATCGCTCAAAACTTGGACCAACAGCTAGCCTCCTATGAAGAGATCGCGTACTCGTTATATTTGAATACAACGATTCAAGAGAAGATGCTGCATCGCTATGCCGATTACAACGAGGCGTACGAGCAATATTTTCAATATTTGAAGCCGTATGTGTCCATCGTCCAGGCGACGAAGGACATCTATCGGATGGTCTTTTATTCTACGAACAAAACGTTTCTATTTTCCAACATCCTAGAGTTGAATGCGGCCGTCCGGGAGCCGGGCGGGTGGCATGAACGGCTTCTGCAATCGCCGACGGGCAACTATTGGACGAACGAAGAGGACGAACGATGGACAGGGCTGGAGCTGTTCAGCCTGAAGCAGAAGCTGAACTACAAGGATCCGGGCAGCGAGCTGCTGGTATCCATCGAGATGAATAAAGCCATTCTGTATAATCTCGTCAATGAGGAGAGCAAAGGGAAGCGGATCATTATCGCCCTTGCAAACGGCGAGGTTTTGCTCGATACGGAGGCGCGCAAGGAAGTTCCTGCGTTCTTGCATGAATACGCTTTCTATCCCGTATTGGAGCAATCGGGCATCTCCCCGCAAGGCTACAGTACATACGAGGGCAATGACGAGACGTATTGGATTCTTCGGGATACGCTGAATAAACGCAATGCCGTGAAAGGCATTCAAGTCGTCATGATGGTGCCGGTCAGCGACCTGCTTCCGGAAATCCGCAGCACGCGGAATTTGGCGATGCTGCTGCTTGCCGCCGCTTGTCTTGTTTCTTTCATCGTCATCTATGCCAGCACGTACGGGCTCATGCGCAGGCTGACCGAGCTTTCGCTCAAAATGCGCCGGGTGCACGAGGATAACTTTCAATCGTTCGTCGACGTTAAAGGCGTGGATGAGGTCAGCCAGCTGGGACATATTTTCAACCGGATGGTGGCGAAGACCGACAAGCTCATTCAAGACGTGTACGTGGAGAAGCTCAACCGCAAGGAGCTCGAGCTGCGAACGAAGGAAGCCGAGCTGTACGCGCTGCAAAATCAGGTGAATCCGCACTTCCTGTTCAATGTGCTCAATACGATCCGCGGCAATTTGCTGGAGCAGGGAGATCAGCTCAACGCGCGCATCGTCAGCCAGATCGCCAAGTCGTTCCGCATCATGCTGAAGAAGCGCTCGGCCATCGTGACGCTGCGCGACGAATACGAGCTGGTGCTGATCTATCTGGAAATCCAGAAATACCGGTACGGGGAACGGCTAAGCTTCGAGCTGTCCATTCCGGAGCAATTGATGGAAACGCAAGTACCTTCGATGTCGCTTCAGCCGATCGTGGAAAACGTATTCTCGCATGTGCTGGAAGCGAGAGAGGAACAGACGCATATTACGATTTCCGCGGAGCAAGGCGGTGACGCCGTATTCATCCATATCCAGGATAATGGGCCGCCGATTCCCGACGATCGCCTTCGTGAAATTAACGGATGGTTGTCGGAGGATCGGTTCGTGGCCCGCGATAAGCATCTCGGTTTGTTGAATGTGCACCAGCGGCTGCGGATGATGTTCCGGCAGGGAAGCAGTCTTCGCGTCAAGAGCGGGCCGGAAGGTACGAAAGTAACCATCATCGTAGGCAAAGCGAGAACGGAGAGTGACGAGGATGCATGA
- a CDS encoding response regulator transcription factor, giving the protein MHDILVVDDEPAAIKSLIYLLDWEKYGFEIAATANNGEAALRLMETQSFSLIITDIRMPVMDGLSFIAKVRQMSDIPVMILSGYEDFDYAKRGMKMGVKDYLLKPVEADELADKLLEIKNELLQKELLHKKLRQGLPMMRDQLLKHWAHGYVEDFSSFEHLELQISDGQPRAYCLMLLELKQADRATAPIQEMKIRRFAVRNVVEEACGGFGYVFEETDLRYGIIVFENGKPLHADYMLWIAEMVKDCVRRFTKEAVTISIGPNVSSFHDLVYSYLSAVKSLDGRAGASGGNGEGSSIIVGASVAWNKDQRSQQVIDEVKQLVQQQYSRSINLRSIAGQVFLNPVYLGQLFKVNEGITFNQHLLQVRMEQAKELLLHTDMKIYEIAGKVGYREIDWFSKKFKEYTGISAGEYRQQVAKGNGQVYTTRRD; this is encoded by the coding sequence ATGCATGATATTTTGGTGGTGGATGACGAACCGGCCGCGATCAAATCGCTTATATATTTGCTGGACTGGGAGAAATACGGCTTCGAGATCGCGGCGACGGCCAACAACGGCGAAGCGGCGCTCCGCCTCATGGAAACCCAATCCTTCTCGCTCATCATTACCGATATCCGGATGCCCGTGATGGATGGCCTGTCCTTCATCGCGAAGGTGAGACAAATGTCGGACATTCCGGTCATGATCTTAAGCGGGTACGAGGATTTCGATTATGCGAAACGCGGCATGAAGATGGGCGTCAAAGATTATTTGCTGAAGCCCGTGGAAGCGGATGAGCTCGCCGATAAGCTGCTGGAAATCAAAAACGAGCTGCTGCAAAAGGAACTGCTGCACAAGAAGCTGCGCCAAGGGCTGCCGATGATGCGCGACCAGCTGCTAAAGCATTGGGCGCACGGGTATGTCGAGGATTTCAGCAGCTTCGAGCATCTGGAGCTGCAAATCAGCGACGGCCAGCCGCGCGCCTACTGTCTGATGCTGCTGGAGCTGAAGCAGGCGGATCGCGCAACCGCGCCGATTCAAGAAATGAAAATCAGACGTTTCGCCGTTCGGAACGTCGTGGAAGAAGCGTGCGGAGGGTTCGGCTACGTGTTCGAAGAGACGGACCTGCGCTACGGCATTATCGTCTTCGAGAACGGGAAGCCGCTGCACGCCGATTATATGCTCTGGATCGCGGAAATGGTGAAGGATTGCGTGCGCCGGTTTACGAAAGAAGCCGTCACGATTTCGATCGGACCGAATGTGAGCAGCTTTCACGATCTCGTGTATTCGTATTTGAGCGCCGTGAAGTCACTGGATGGCAGAGCGGGCGCCTCCGGCGGCAATGGCGAAGGGAGCTCGATCATCGTCGGCGCAAGCGTGGCGTGGAACAAGGATCAGCGCTCGCAGCAGGTGATCGATGAAGTGAAGCAGCTCGTCCAGCAGCAATATTCACGCAGCATCAACCTGCGTTCGATTGCCGGGCAAGTCTTTCTAAATCCGGTTTACTTAGGCCAGCTGTTTAAAGTCAACGAAGGAATCACCTTCAATCAGCATCTGCTGCAGGTGCGTATGGAGCAGGCGAAGGAGCTGCTGCTTCATACGGATATGAAAATTTACGAAATTGCCGGCAAGGTCGGCTATCGGGAGATCGATTGGTTTTCGAAGAAATTCAAGGAATATACCGGCATCAGCGCCGGCGAGTACAGGCAGCAGGTAGCTAAAGGGAATGGGCAAGTATATACGACACGGAGGGATTAA